One region of Mycolicibacterium lutetiense genomic DNA includes:
- a CDS encoding urea amidolyase associated protein UAAP2, producing the protein MTVTATHTVVDEIVAPRAPWSKIVHAGDVLTIVDLHGNQAVDTLFYGADDHTVRYSAPATITAQGNIFLTTGSVLRDSDGAPMLTIVDDEVGNHDTLGGACSQESNTLRYGHHTKHQHACVENFVGEGARWGLTKADIVSNINFFMNVPVDADGSLGIVDGLSAPGKTVSLRAEIDTLVLVSNCPQINNPCNGFDPTAVRMIVTRP; encoded by the coding sequence ATGACCGTCACCGCCACCCACACCGTTGTCGATGAAATCGTCGCGCCCCGCGCCCCCTGGTCGAAGATCGTGCACGCCGGCGACGTGCTCACCATCGTCGATCTGCACGGAAACCAGGCCGTGGACACCCTGTTCTACGGGGCCGACGACCACACCGTGCGCTACAGCGCCCCGGCCACGATCACGGCTCAGGGCAACATCTTTCTGACCACCGGTTCGGTGCTGCGCGACAGCGATGGTGCACCGATGCTGACCATCGTCGACGACGAGGTCGGCAACCACGACACCCTCGGCGGGGCGTGCTCGCAGGAATCGAACACCCTGCGCTATGGACACCACACCAAACACCAGCACGCGTGCGTGGAGAACTTCGTCGGTGAGGGTGCCCGGTGGGGGCTCACCAAGGCCGACATCGTCAGCAACATCAACTTCTTCATGAATGTCCCGGTGGATGCCGACGGCTCGTTGGGCATCGTCGACGGGTTGTCCGCCCCGGGAAAGACGGTATCGCTGCGCGCCGAGATCGACACGCTGGTGCTGGTATCGAACTGCCCGCAGATCAACAACCCGTGCAACGGATTCGACCCGACCGCGGTGCGGATGATCGTGACCCGCCCATGA
- a CDS encoding urea amidolyase associated protein UAAP1, translating into MTTATTAGARDHARSQAGILTDSMPVVPASAWPTPPQNVAPEQLTWAETVPGGRYTSKVLARGTRLRLRDLAGTACAHLLLWRADAPWERLNVADTVKVPWQAYLSAGHPLLSDQGRVLATLASDTSGHHDALCGTSTLTGNTAKYGAGEVESPSPAGRELLALAALKNGLTRRDVAPSVSFFHGVRVELDGTLVSTGSAGAGTAVELITHLPLIVAIANTAHPLDPAPQFTVGALEVLAWSAPGDLAEVGAAVSGRDPEYQRAYLNSEDVWSAR; encoded by the coding sequence ATGACCACCGCGACGACCGCCGGCGCCCGCGACCATGCCCGGTCTCAGGCCGGAATCCTCACCGACTCGATGCCGGTCGTGCCGGCCTCGGCGTGGCCCACACCGCCGCAGAACGTGGCACCCGAGCAATTGACGTGGGCTGAAACAGTTCCCGGTGGTCGCTACACCAGCAAGGTGCTGGCCCGCGGCACCCGGCTGCGCCTGCGCGATCTGGCCGGCACCGCGTGCGCCCACCTGCTGCTGTGGCGGGCCGACGCACCCTGGGAGCGGCTCAACGTCGCCGACACTGTGAAAGTGCCTTGGCAGGCCTATCTTTCGGCAGGTCACCCGCTGCTCAGCGATCAGGGCCGGGTGCTGGCCACCCTGGCGTCGGACACCTCGGGCCACCACGACGCCCTGTGCGGAACCAGCACCCTGACCGGCAATACCGCCAAATACGGCGCAGGCGAGGTGGAGTCGCCCAGCCCTGCCGGGCGTGAATTGCTCGCGCTGGCCGCCCTCAAGAACGGGCTGACCCGTCGGGATGTGGCACCGAGCGTGTCGTTCTTCCACGGGGTGCGGGTCGAGCTCGACGGCACGTTGGTGTCCACCGGTTCGGCCGGTGCCGGCACCGCCGTCGAACTGATCACCCATCTGCCGCTGATCGTGGCGATCGCCAACACCGCCCATCCGCTGGACCCGGCGCCGCAGTTCACCGTCGGCGCGCTCGAGGTGCTGGCCTGGTCGGCGCCGGGTGACCTGGCCGAGGTCGGCGCAGCAGTCAGTGGCCGCGACCCCGAATACCAACGCGCCTACCTGAATTCCGAAGATGTCTGGAGCGCCCGATGA
- a CDS encoding amino acid permease, which yields MTSSATAGRDVSERFGDHDDLAEFGYDQQLHRRLGKFESFAAGFSFVSILTTIFQLFGLGFGFGGPAFFWTWPAVFLGQFLVALCFAELAARYPISGAIYQWSRRMGGEVIGWFGGWFMILAQIVTASAAAIALQVVLPTIWSGFQIIGEDPALTSPSGAANAVLLGTVLLVLTTTINCLGVKWMSRVNSAGVICEIVGVIAVIGVFFTHAQRGPQVVFDTGHAGGQPGYVWAWIMSGLMAAYVMVGFGSAGELAEETRNPRRVAPRTIRLALSVSALGGGLMILGALMAAPSLTDGRLAAEGLPYVLDTVLSSPWGTVLLIDVCIAITICTLAIQTAASRLMFSMARDGRLPASAILSKVNSRTGTPIWPSVLIGLLCIGVLLVNVGNSAIFATLASVCIILIYLAYLLVTAPLLYRRIRGWPDQRNQVDAEGLPLFSLGRFGIAVNVLAVLYGTVMIVNLGWPRAEIFNPGGDMPILQWAGPLSIAAAVALGALCFPRGKTHPNPVTIGAC from the coding sequence ATGACCAGCAGTGCTACCGCGGGACGTGATGTGTCCGAGCGTTTTGGCGACCACGACGACTTGGCCGAGTTCGGTTACGACCAGCAGTTGCACCGTCGGCTCGGCAAGTTCGAATCCTTCGCCGCGGGCTTCTCGTTCGTGTCCATCCTGACGACGATTTTCCAGTTGTTCGGCCTCGGATTCGGCTTCGGCGGTCCCGCCTTCTTCTGGACCTGGCCCGCGGTGTTCCTCGGACAGTTCCTGGTGGCGCTGTGCTTCGCCGAGTTGGCCGCGCGCTATCCGATCTCGGGGGCCATCTACCAATGGTCCCGCCGGATGGGTGGCGAGGTGATCGGCTGGTTCGGTGGCTGGTTCATGATCCTGGCCCAGATCGTCACCGCCTCGGCCGCGGCGATCGCGCTACAGGTGGTGCTGCCCACGATCTGGTCCGGCTTCCAGATCATCGGCGAGGACCCGGCCCTGACCTCACCGAGCGGGGCGGCCAACGCGGTCCTCCTCGGCACCGTCCTGCTGGTCCTCACCACCACGATCAATTGTCTTGGCGTCAAATGGATGTCACGCGTCAACAGCGCCGGGGTGATCTGCGAGATCGTCGGTGTCATCGCCGTCATCGGAGTGTTCTTCACCCATGCACAGCGCGGACCGCAAGTGGTGTTCGACACCGGCCACGCCGGCGGCCAACCCGGATACGTCTGGGCCTGGATCATGAGCGGGCTGATGGCCGCCTACGTCATGGTGGGCTTCGGCTCGGCGGGCGAGCTGGCCGAGGAGACCCGCAATCCCCGCCGGGTCGCACCCCGCACCATCCGCCTGGCCCTGTCGGTCTCAGCGCTCGGTGGCGGGCTCATGATCCTGGGTGCACTGATGGCCGCTCCCAGCCTGACCGATGGCCGACTGGCCGCCGAGGGACTGCCCTACGTGCTCGACACCGTGCTGTCCTCACCCTGGGGCACGGTCCTGCTGATCGACGTCTGCATCGCGATCACCATCTGCACCTTGGCAATTCAGACCGCCGCGTCCCGGCTGATGTTCTCGATGGCCCGCGACGGCCGCCTCCCGGCCTCGGCGATCCTGTCGAAGGTCAACAGCCGCACCGGCACCCCGATCTGGCCGTCGGTGCTCATCGGCCTGCTGTGCATCGGGGTGCTGCTGGTCAACGTCGGCAACTCGGCGATCTTCGCGACCCTGGCGAGTGTCTGCATCATCCTGATCTACCTGGCCTACCTGCTGGTCACGGCGCCGCTGCTGTACCGCCGAATCAGAGGCTGGCCCGATCAACGCAACCAGGTCGACGCCGAAGGCCTGCCGCTGTTCTCACTCGGCAGGTTCGGCATCGCCGTCAACGTCCTGGCGGTGCTCTACGGCACGGTGATGATCGTCAACCTGGGCTGGCCGCGTGCCGAGATCTTCAACCCAGGAGGGGATATGCCGATCCTGCAGTGGGCCGGACCACTGAGCATCGCGGCCGCGGTCGCGCTCGGCGCACTCTGTTTCCCTCGCGGCAAGACCCACCCCAATCCCGTCACGATCGGAGCCTGCTGA
- a CDS encoding putative nucleotidyltransferase substrate binding domain-containing protein: protein MAVAALDEARGRIASAASESELVAATASAHEAVRKVFDARAGAASVAAAWSAVARAALTTAARLVDHRGGWYASGSVGRGDALPGSDLETLVVRSPDVTSDAALAQAVHVHELLGCCGFRADDNGAVASRVRFNRTAQEWAIGIGRWAADASADRGVVMIGLLADAVPLELSPDLRDQAGIAARAQPSSLAAMLQDATFTRGHIPSRLRVLTSGDSGVDVKLAAVDPVVRIARWAALSCGSDALPTADRIAAAAGTRYLDPDDARVLAKCHAIGSSIRWRVRAARWNPTGSDDRVDERVEMSDLSPQDRTALRSIGRELTGVRRKLDYLASTSTFSTW from the coding sequence ATGGCTGTGGCTGCGTTGGACGAAGCCCGCGGGCGTATTGCGTCGGCGGCCAGCGAGAGCGAGCTGGTGGCGGCCACCGCCTCCGCCCACGAAGCAGTGCGGAAGGTGTTCGACGCCCGGGCCGGAGCCGCCTCGGTTGCCGCGGCGTGGTCAGCCGTCGCTCGCGCCGCACTGACCACCGCGGCGCGACTGGTGGACCACCGCGGCGGCTGGTACGCCTCGGGCAGCGTCGGCCGCGGCGACGCACTACCCGGATCCGATCTGGAGACCCTGGTGGTCCGCAGCCCCGACGTCACCTCCGACGCCGCTTTGGCTCAGGCGGTACATGTGCATGAACTGCTGGGCTGTTGCGGCTTCCGTGCCGACGACAACGGCGCGGTCGCCTCCCGGGTGCGCTTCAACCGCACCGCCCAGGAGTGGGCGATCGGCATCGGCAGGTGGGCCGCCGATGCCTCCGCCGACCGGGGCGTGGTGATGATCGGTCTGCTGGCCGACGCCGTCCCCCTCGAGCTATCGCCCGATCTGCGCGATCAAGCCGGTATCGCGGCGCGCGCCCAACCGTCGTCGCTGGCCGCGATGCTGCAGGACGCCACCTTCACCCGCGGCCACATCCCGTCCCGGCTGCGGGTACTGACCTCCGGCGACAGCGGCGTCGACGTCAAACTTGCCGCCGTCGACCCGGTGGTCCGGATCGCGCGCTGGGCCGCGCTCAGTTGCGGATCGGACGCGCTGCCCACCGCCGACCGGATTGCCGCGGCCGCCGGCACCCGTTATCTCGATCCCGATGACGCCAGAGTGCTGGCGAAATGTCACGCGATCGGATCCAGCATCCGCTGGCGGGTGCGGGCCGCACGCTGGAACCCCACCGGCTCCGATGACCGCGTCGACGAGCGTGTCGAAATGTCGGATCTCTCACCGCAGGACCGCACGGCGCTGCGCAGCATCGGCCGTGAACTCACCGGAGTTCGGCGAAAACTCGACTACCTGGCGTCGACCTCGACGTTCTCCACGTGGTAG